GCCCGCGCCCGCATCGCCCGCTCCCGCCGCGCCCCCTTGCGCATCGCCCGCTCCCGCATCGCCCGCTTCCGCATCGCCCGCTTCCGCGCCTTGCGAATATCCGGCGCGGACATCGCCCGCGCCTGCGCCGCGTCCTTGCGAATATCCGGCGCGGACATCGCCCGCTTCCGCGCCTTGCGAATATCCGGCGCGGACATCGCCCGCGCCTGCGCTTCGTTCATCCCGGATGCGCACCGCGCCCATTCCGGCGCGCCTGACCGCCCGGATCACGTCCGCGTCGGCGACCTGCGCGCCCTTTGCGGCGGTGACCGACATCGTGCCGCGCAGGACGTCGAAGTCGAGCGCCGCCACGCCGGGCAGCCGCCCGACCGTATCGCGCAGCGCGGAAACCTCCTCCGCGCAGCACATCCCGGTCACCTGAAATTGGACTGTCTTCGCCACCGGCTAATAATACCGCCCGAAGCCCGCCATGCTAAAATTCCAACCGGTTTCACCCGAGGAATAAGGGGAAGGGAAGCATGGCGGTAATCGAAAATCCGATTCTCAACTCGCCGTACGAGGAACCGAAGCGCCATTTCAAGCATGAGAATGGCCAGCCTACGGGCGAGATTGTCGAGGAGCGCCGGATAAGCCAGTATTCGGTTCCGGTTGCGAAGCCCAGGGCGTCGGGACGACGCGCCCAGCTTGAACTGGACATTTTCGATTCTCAAGTATTCAAGCCAAATGAATTGATCAACAACATCCGCCACAGCGTCGGGGTTTGGCGCTCGCGCAATTACCCCAACATCTCATCCCCGACGCGCAGGCTGATTCAATACTGGCGCAGGGAAGAAAGGGAAAGGCGGCTGTTTTTCTGCCAGCTTGAAGCGATTGAAACCGCGATTTACATAACCGAGTGCGCGGAAAAAAGCGGCGACTCAAGGATAATCAACGAGCTTGTAAATTCAAACCGAGCGAGCAATCCCGAACTTTTCCGGATCGCATTCAAAATGGCGACCGGAAGCGGTAAAACGCTGGTTATGGCGATGCTGATTACATGGCAGGTGCTGAACAAACGCGCCAATCCCCAGGATGCCCGGTTTTCCGATACTTTTTTGATAATCACGCCCGGAATCACGATTAAGGACCGGCTGCGCGTTCTTTATCCTAGCGACCCGGAGAATTACTACGAAAAATGGGATTTGATACCGCATAGCGATTTTGACGACATCCAATCCGCAAACATTCTCGTCACCAATTTTCATTCGTTCCTGCCGCGTGAAACGATTTCAACTCCGAAGCTTACGAAGGAAATAATCTGGAAGGGAAGCGACAGGCGGACCAAGGAAACTCCGGGAAAAGTGGTGGCCCGCGTCTGCGCCGAATTTCTGAAAAAGAAAAACATCGTCGTCATAAACGACGAGGGCCACCACTGCTACCGCCGCAAAGCAGAGGAGCCGGAGGAGGAGGAGCTAAAGGGAGAAGAGAAGCAGGAAGCGAAGAAGCGCGACGAGTACGCCCGCATCTGGATTTCCGGTCTCGAAGCAGTCCAGAAAAAGCTCGGAATCCGCGTCGTATACGACCTTTCCGCGACGCCGTTTTTCCTCCGCGGTTCCGGATGGAAAGAAGGCACGCTTTTCCCCTGGGTAGTTTCCGATTTCTCGCTTGTGGACGCGATAGAGTGCGGTGTCGTCAAGGTCCCCCGCGTCCCGGTTTCGGACGACCAGATGACGGACGAAGTTCCGAAATACCGCCATATTTGGCCTCACGTCAAGGACGACCTGCCGAAGAAAGGCCGCGGCGCCGAAGCAGAAACCGGCGAGCCGAAACTTCCCGTCACGCTCGCGGGTGCAATTCACAGCCTTTACAGCAATTACGAAAAATATTTCGAAGCGTGGAAAAAGGAAAGCGAGTCGCGGCATATCAATTCCACGCCCCCCGTTTTCATCGTCGTTTGCAACAACACGAACGTATCTAAGCTGGTTTACGATTACATTTCAGGCTGGGAAAAACGTGTATCCGATAGCGCTTCGAGGCTCGTTCCCGGCGAGCTTCCGCTTTTCAGCAATGTCGAAACCGACTATGCCGGAAACATGAAATGGCGCGCCCGACCATATACGATTCTGGTGGACAGCGAGCAACTTGAAAGCGGCGAAGCGCTTTCCGCCGACTTCCGTAAAATTGCGGCGAATGAAATCGAAAGTTTCAAGAACGAATACAGAAATCGTTATATCGGAAAGGACATTGAAAAAATAACCGATTCCGACATTCTCCGCGAAGTGATGAACACCGTCGGCAAGCCCGGCAAGCTTGGCGAGAATGTGCGCTGCGTCGTTTCGGTTTCGATGCTGACCGAAGGATGGGATGCGAACACCGTAACGCATATACTTGGAATCCGCGCTTTCGGCACCCAGCTTTTGTGCGAGCAGGTTGTGGGCCGCGCGCTCCGGCGAATGTCGTTCGAGCTGAATGACGAAAACAAATTTTCGCCGGAATATGCGGAAGTTTACGGCGTCCCGTTCACGTTCATGCAAACGTCGGGAGGAACCGCAATCCCCGTGTCTAGGCCGTACACCCGCGTCCAAGCGTTGCCGGAGCGCGCCCATTGCGAAATCCGGTTCCCTCGCGTCGCGGGATACCGGTATGAACTGACGGCCCAAAA
This portion of the bacterium genome encodes:
- a CDS encoding heavy-metal-associated domain-containing protein produces the protein MAKTVQFQVTGMCCAEEVSALRDTVGRLPGVAALDFDVLRGTMSVTAAKGAQVADADVIRAVRRAGMGAVRIRDERSAGAGDVRAGYSQGAEAGDVRAGYSQGRGAGAGDVRAGYSQGAEAGDAEAGDAGAGDAQGGAAGAGDAGAG
- a CDS encoding DEAD/DEAH box helicase family protein, whose amino-acid sequence is MAVIENPILNSPYEEPKRHFKHENGQPTGEIVEERRISQYSVPVAKPRASGRRAQLELDIFDSQVFKPNELINNIRHSVGVWRSRNYPNISSPTRRLIQYWRREERERRLFFCQLEAIETAIYITECAEKSGDSRIINELVNSNRASNPELFRIAFKMATGSGKTLVMAMLITWQVLNKRANPQDARFSDTFLIITPGITIKDRLRVLYPSDPENYYEKWDLIPHSDFDDIQSANILVTNFHSFLPRETISTPKLTKEIIWKGSDRRTKETPGKVVARVCAEFLKKKNIVVINDEGHHCYRRKAEEPEEEELKGEEKQEAKKRDEYARIWISGLEAVQKKLGIRVVYDLSATPFFLRGSGWKEGTLFPWVVSDFSLVDAIECGVVKVPRVPVSDDQMTDEVPKYRHIWPHVKDDLPKKGRGAEAETGEPKLPVTLAGAIHSLYSNYEKYFEAWKKESESRHINSTPPVFIVVCNNTNVSKLVYDYISGWEKRVSDSASRLVPGELPLFSNVETDYAGNMKWRARPYTILVDSEQLESGEALSADFRKIAANEIESFKNEYRNRYIGKDIEKITDSDILREVMNTVGKPGKLGENVRCVVSVSMLTEGWDANTVTHILGIRAFGTQLLCEQVVGRALRRMSFELNDENKFSPEYAEVYGVPFTFMQTSGGTAIPVSRPYTRVQALPERAHCEIRFPRVAGYRYELTAQNLSAEFTDDSRLTLSAEDIPTTVENAPIVGESSIHELNDLRARREQEVAFLIAKLTLERYFTQEIERPADNPKVHKFNSEVKYWYFPQVLEITRRWIKDCVKLKDKTFIQELLLLEFAYRASDKIYRAIVHGDRGEKRLMPILHPYNTEGSTSRVDFETTKPVYSTSEDKCHVSHVVGDTQSWEQKMAKVFEDPDMPEVLHYVKNANLGFTIPYTLYGEEKQYYPDFIAHIDDGREDPLNLIVEVTGIKKKDKEAKVETGKTLWVPAVNNHGGFGRWAFLEVRDPWNCMDDLKAFIEGNKEDRPNAAQN